A single uncultured Acetobacterium sp. DNA region contains:
- a CDS encoding 4Fe-4S dicluster domain-containing protein has product MAKQWYPVIDYDSCVSCGSCTEKCTHGVYDTEKAPAAYVIYPDGCVDQCHGCGNLCPSGSITYRGDDTGWVPPNRQ; this is encoded by the coding sequence ATGGCAAAACAATGGTACCCAGTTATTGACTATGATTCTTGTGTTAGTTGTGGTAGTTGCACCGAAAAATGTACCCACGGTGTCTATGATACCGAGAAAGCCCCTGCTGCTTATGTCATTTATCCAGATGGCTGCGTTGATCAGTGTCATGGATGCGGTAATTTATGCCCAAGTGGCTCCATTACCTATCGCGGTGACGATACGGGTTGGGTTCCGCCAAACCGGCAATAA
- a CDS encoding GGDEF domain-containing protein has product MKNKPLSTTGNTTSESTLSLILHKTNQINVKRISYFFFWMLIIEPFIILLFDIKGLMQQNSPTEWPYLSYFALHITLWLISLGWIVMRKVIKTKCETLNLLVPVVTAVVLSLLSLINGLDQINGNQITVYIAYILMAGVALLMPFPTNLIVLTPSYVIFVSGILIFQKDSFSKISDLTNGSIFFLAVVVISSYLYKYYYDNMLHTLELKLANEKLNYISTHDGLTGLYNRLEFEHQLARLNQQDDHQITLLLLDIDFFKQINDQYGHLVGDQVLIRIAQIVEQAIPDRFIVSRWGGEEFLVAGPVASLQQALSLAEIIRAQIASETYHSEQGNMSITASFGVSLITGDCIKNFDYAFKQADDALYLAKENGRNRVEPSDLSSSATPSTSPLPDDKK; this is encoded by the coding sequence ATGAAAAACAAACCGCTCTCGACAACCGGAAATACAACGTCTGAATCAACCCTTTCATTGATTTTGCACAAGACCAACCAAATCAACGTCAAACGCATTAGCTACTTCTTTTTTTGGATGCTCATTATTGAGCCATTTATCATCCTACTATTTGATATAAAAGGTCTCATGCAGCAAAATTCGCCGACAGAATGGCCCTATCTCAGTTATTTCGCTCTCCACATAACCCTTTGGCTGATTTCTCTTGGCTGGATCGTGATGCGAAAAGTCATTAAAACTAAATGTGAGACGCTGAATCTTTTAGTTCCCGTTGTTACCGCTGTTGTTCTGTCGCTATTGAGTTTGATCAATGGCCTGGATCAGATCAATGGCAATCAAATCACCGTCTATATTGCCTATATTCTGATGGCGGGTGTCGCTCTGCTGATGCCATTTCCGACTAACTTGATTGTTCTGACCCCGTCCTATGTTATTTTTGTCAGTGGCATCCTTATTTTTCAAAAAGACTCATTTTCGAAAATCAGCGACCTGACCAACGGTTCGATCTTTTTTCTGGCCGTTGTTGTCATTTCAAGCTATCTGTATAAATACTATTATGACAATATGCTGCACACCCTTGAATTAAAGCTGGCCAATGAAAAGCTGAATTATATTTCGACCCACGATGGCCTGACCGGACTGTATAATCGTCTGGAATTTGAACATCAGTTGGCCAGGTTGAATCAGCAGGATGACCATCAAATCACTTTGCTGCTTTTGGATATTGACTTTTTCAAACAAATCAATGATCAATATGGTCACCTGGTGGGTGATCAGGTATTGATTCGGATCGCACAAATTGTTGAGCAAGCGATTCCTGATCGTTTTATCGTTTCCCGATGGGGTGGCGAGGAATTTCTTGTCGCCGGACCGGTGGCAAGCCTGCAACAGGCATTAAGTCTTGCCGAAATAATCCGCGCCCAGATTGCCAGCGAGACTTACCATTCCGAACAAGGGAATATGTCGATTACCGCCAGTTTCGGGGTTTCTTTGATAACCGGAGATTGCATTAAAAACTTTGATTACGCCTTCAAGCAAGCCGATGACGCTTTGTATCTGGCCAAAGAAAATGGCCGAAACCGGGTTGAACCATCGGATTTGTCATCGTCGGCGACACCATCAACGAGTCCTTTGCCAGATGATAAAAAATAA
- a CDS encoding M13 family metallopeptidase — translation MKNNKTLQRLALAVLLMISLTGCANSQAEKTVKPSVSEDYYGAINYDLLQEKTIPATEGAWTYFYELDEKTSNQLQAIVTELSNSGKTYPKGSSEQKINDLYACATDLDNRNAQGLTAVTPYLAQIEAAQNLDQYLDGLIALSTIGETSLLRYGYNQDDMNSDAMMVAFSSMDDLIGKEYMENASMQEYCDAYKEYISNMLVLSGEDKGAAETNAAAVYGFASEVASQALAPEQFYDPASYYNPYSYDELLALYGNIDMPKYLASQGLSSTDHYIVMEVAAAQKINALFTEANLPVLKEYTKFVVLNDLADYAPVDYRDLKLDMAMKLDGSTEKKTDARLAFDDVSTFLEWDFGKIYVAKYFDEKAKQDVKTMVGTIIDQYREIINAQDWMSPETKQKATLKLDTMNLKIGYPDQWSTIGDYLQVTALADGGSYLSNAIALMKANHQFKYDQYKLGVNREQWYLTPQTINAYYNPANNEIVFPAAILQAPFFDENQSNGKNLGGIGAVIAHEISHAFDKNGSLYDEKGNYNVWWTDAEYQNYDALSQKIIDYYGNYTISTGDKVNGTLTLSENIADLGALTAVTAVAEKQGESLKDVYTNWATIWAKLATPDLEKNYLLTDVHAPAAVRVNAVLSSIDGFYDSYGIKEGDQMYVAPADRVSIWQTKPTQ, via the coding sequence ATGAAAAATAACAAAACGCTTCAAAGACTGGCCCTGGCGGTCTTATTAATGATCAGTTTAACGGGCTGTGCCAATTCACAGGCCGAAAAAACGGTTAAACCGAGTGTATCCGAAGACTACTACGGAGCCATTAACTATGACCTGCTTCAGGAAAAAACCATTCCAGCAACCGAAGGCGCCTGGACCTACTTCTATGAACTGGACGAAAAAACCTCCAACCAGCTCCAGGCGATTGTCACCGAGCTGTCAAACAGCGGCAAAACCTATCCCAAGGGCAGCAGTGAGCAGAAAATCAATGATTTATATGCCTGCGCCACCGATCTGGACAATCGCAACGCCCAGGGTCTGACCGCCGTGACACCCTATCTTGCGCAGATTGAAGCAGCCCAAAATCTGGATCAATATCTGGATGGGCTGATTGCCCTATCAACCATCGGCGAGACCAGTCTGCTGCGTTACGGTTACAATCAGGATGATATGAATTCGGATGCGATGATGGTTGCTTTTTCATCCATGGATGATCTGATCGGCAAAGAATACATGGAAAATGCGTCAATGCAGGAATATTGCGACGCCTATAAAGAATACATCAGCAATATGCTGGTGCTTAGCGGTGAGGACAAAGGGGCGGCCGAAACCAATGCCGCCGCGGTTTACGGATTTGCCAGCGAGGTGGCATCCCAGGCCCTGGCACCGGAGCAGTTTTATGACCCGGCCAGTTACTACAATCCTTATAGCTACGATGAACTGCTGGCCCTTTACGGAAATATTGATATGCCCAAGTATCTGGCGTCTCAGGGGCTTTCCAGCACGGATCACTACATTGTCATGGAAGTGGCGGCGGCCCAAAAGATCAATGCGCTGTTTACCGAAGCAAACCTGCCGGTGTTAAAAGAATATACCAAATTTGTCGTCTTGAATGATCTGGCCGACTACGCCCCGGTTGACTATCGGGATCTTAAACTGGATATGGCTATGAAACTGGATGGCTCCACCGAGAAAAAAACCGATGCCCGGCTGGCCTTTGACGATGTATCAACCTTTCTGGAATGGGACTTCGGCAAGATCTATGTGGCTAAATACTTTGATGAAAAAGCCAAGCAGGATGTTAAAACCATGGTTGGGACGATCATTGACCAATACCGGGAAATCATCAATGCCCAGGATTGGATGAGCCCGGAGACCAAACAGAAAGCCACCCTGAAGCTGGACACCATGAATTTAAAAATTGGTTATCCCGATCAGTGGAGTACCATTGGCGACTATCTCCAGGTAACGGCGCTGGCTGACGGCGGTAGTTATCTATCCAATGCCATTGCCCTGATGAAGGCCAACCATCAGTTTAAATATGATCAATATAAACTAGGCGTCAACCGGGAGCAATGGTATCTGACCCCGCAGACGATCAATGCCTATTACAATCCGGCTAATAATGAAATCGTCTTTCCGGCGGCGATCCTCCAGGCACCTTTTTTTGATGAAAATCAGAGTAACGGTAAAAATCTGGGTGGAATCGGTGCCGTCATTGCTCATGAAATCAGCCATGCCTTTGATAAAAACGGTTCGTTATATGATGAGAAGGGCAATTACAATGTCTGGTGGACGGACGCCGAATATCAGAACTATGACGCCTTGTCCCAGAAAATCATTGATTATTACGGCAACTATACCATTTCCACCGGCGATAAGGTGAATGGCACCCTGACCCTGTCCGAAAACATTGCCGATCTGGGTGCCTTAACGGCAGTCACCGCGGTGGCTGAAAAACAGGGCGAATCCCTGAAAGATGTCTATACCAACTGGGCGACCATCTGGGCCAAACTGGCCACCCCGGATCTGGAAAAGAATTATTTGCTGACGGATGTCCACGCCCCAGCCGCTGTGCGGGTCAATGCCGTGCTCAGCTCAATCGATGGCTTTTATGACAGCTATGGCATTAAAGAGGGCGATCAAATGTATGTCGCTCCGGCTGACCGGGTATCGATCTGGCAGACCAAGCCAACCCAATAG
- a CDS encoding GGDEF domain-containing protein — translation MDSERYEKKPICFGEFREETLEKKFYQAEIARNFNLVRLAILVAAWLSFLMIMPEYDLINDPHDFMTAAIISGLMTTALIFLFFKVTWDKGCDTLSYWFTGYEIMIGLSLIYIISNLMRLDFMFQVISLIVMILIVFLISNRWLSAIFTSFLLSISYFVFVALVLKNATATVYLPAAVFVMVIILTSSVASYRTNYYKRFHYLTLMELLRMAELDALTGIYNKAKFNNDFGGLTDRARYQQGHLSIVMFVIDNFKEINDQYGHLVGDAILLELANFIQKHIRSTDIFARWGGDKFILTFPDTPLQLAAEIAEKLRVLIGEHPFKEIGHLSCSFGVAAFREGDELDSLVRRADERLYMAKKEGKNKVVQG, via the coding sequence ATGGATTCAGAGCGATATGAAAAAAAACCGATTTGCTTCGGAGAATTCAGGGAAGAAACCCTGGAAAAGAAGTTTTATCAGGCAGAAATCGCCAGGAATTTTAATCTTGTCAGATTGGCGATCCTGGTGGCGGCATGGTTAAGCTTTTTGATGATTATGCCCGAGTACGACTTGATAAACGATCCCCATGATTTTATGACCGCTGCCATCATCAGTGGCCTGATGACCACCGCTTTAATATTCTTGTTTTTCAAGGTAACCTGGGATAAGGGATGTGATACGCTGAGTTACTGGTTTACCGGATATGAAATCATGATCGGGCTGTCCCTGATTTATATTATCAGTAATCTGATGAGGCTGGATTTTATGTTTCAGGTCATTTCCCTGATTGTGATGATCCTGATTGTTTTCCTGATTAGTAACCGCTGGCTATCAGCTATTTTTACATCCTTTCTGCTCAGTATCAGTTATTTCGTTTTTGTGGCACTGGTTTTAAAAAATGCCACTGCTACCGTCTATCTGCCGGCGGCAGTTTTTGTCATGGTGATTATTCTGACCAGCAGTGTAGCATCCTATCGGACCAACTATTATAAACGGTTCCATTATCTGACTCTGATGGAGTTATTAAGAATGGCCGAACTTGATGCCTTAACCGGGATCTATAATAAAGCGAAGTTTAATAATGACTTTGGGGGACTCACCGACCGGGCCCGCTACCAACAGGGCCATTTATCGATTGTGATGTTTGTCATTGATAATTTTAAGGAAATAAACGACCAATATGGCCATTTGGTGGGGGATGCAATTTTGCTTGAGTTGGCTAATTTCATTCAAAAGCACATCCGGAGTACGGATATTTTTGCCCGCTGGGGTGGCGATAAGTTTATTCTGACCTTTCCCGATACGCCGCTGCAGCTGGCGGCTGAAATCGCTGAAAAACTGCGAGTACTGATTGGTGAACATCCGTTTAAAGAAATTGGTCATTTGTCCTGCAGCTTTGGGGTTGCAGCCTTTAGAGAAGGGGATGAATTAGACAGCCTGGTTCGCCGTGCCGACGAACGCTTGTATATGGCCAAAAAAGAAGGAAAAAACAAAGTCGTTCAGGGATGA
- a CDS encoding PAS domain S-box protein, translating into MNAVHPHEEDSYIQPSMQNKWQKYLDLFSEMTDIPIVLITHVNQADLKVLVRSGHEPEIYRKDDILPLKRSSYSKAVINSGESLIIPNANLDQKWRDSPDLALGLVAYIGFPIFWPSGEIFGTICALDLHERQFASWSGKLLGQYAEIIQEDLAKIDLLADLKNVLAEQVKNESMLRESEERFKMMFETSPAGILLTALADGIIIDANETYQRLFGYSHQELVGKTASEINIYLNVEDRNHVIEKLQKGESIRNYEMNLRTKTGEIRIVHGTVQRINIGGRDCLVTSVYDMTSVKKLKQEIRLLNERYALAIRAAQAGIWDWDIANDILHWDDQMYKIYDAPREKFGGAYDAWLARVHPDDLAKSDLETKQAMRGEKEYNTEFRIQTANGSTRFIKAYGDVIRDFADKPVRMVGINFDITERNRVKEKLIASETRYREIFHNNAAVQIVIDAQNSSIVDANQAACNYYGYSLDEIKKKTVFDINPNSKAYILEIVGKSRKKGSNHFTTQHIRADHSIRDVELFNGTVNIDGRDLLHVIIYDITERTKAIDDLQESERRFRLFVENAPDGILVETNDQIDYVNQKTMELFRANKQTDLIGKNFADHFVGDSSSIETYIHKLNAGLLQKTLSEETIIRLDGAHVDVELSAVSFFYNGKDGALIYLRDMTERRDFEKVKLEMEFQLRQKQKLESIGTLAGGVAHEINNPINGIINYAELISDGSTSTEQIHDYSQEIMREGKRIAEIVRNLLSFARQEKLTHSLAQISDIINQTISLVRVMLRHDQITLILDIPDGLPSIKCRSQQIQQVLMNLITNARDALNSKYPEYHENKIIQINCMLFERDGRRWFKITVQDNGTGIPEDLLGRVFDPFFTTKPRDEGTGLGLSISHGIVKDHRGELCFETEQGECTKAILVLPVDNGWSTQDAK; encoded by the coding sequence ATGAATGCTGTTCATCCACATGAGGAGGATAGTTATATCCAACCCTCCATGCAAAACAAGTGGCAGAAATATCTAGACCTTTTTTCGGAAATGACTGACATTCCAATTGTGTTAATTACACATGTAAATCAAGCTGACCTCAAAGTTCTCGTACGGAGTGGACACGAACCGGAGATTTATCGAAAGGATGACATACTTCCGCTGAAAAGAAGTAGTTATTCTAAAGCAGTTATCAACTCCGGGGAAAGCCTGATTATACCAAACGCTAATCTCGATCAAAAATGGAGGGATAGCCCCGATTTAGCCCTTGGTCTGGTTGCTTATATCGGATTCCCGATTTTCTGGCCATCAGGAGAAATATTTGGTACGATCTGCGCTTTGGATCTGCATGAGCGGCAATTCGCGAGCTGGAGCGGAAAGTTATTGGGTCAATATGCCGAGATCATCCAAGAGGATCTCGCCAAAATTGATTTGCTGGCTGATTTGAAGAACGTACTGGCTGAGCAAGTGAAAAACGAGAGCATGTTGCGCGAGTCGGAAGAACGCTTCAAAATGATGTTCGAGACATCGCCAGCCGGAATTCTGCTAACAGCCCTTGCAGATGGCATCATCATCGACGCAAATGAAACTTACCAGCGCTTGTTTGGCTATTCACATCAGGAACTGGTTGGGAAGACGGCGTCAGAGATCAACATCTATTTGAATGTCGAAGATCGAAACCATGTCATTGAGAAACTGCAAAAAGGTGAATCCATCCGTAATTATGAAATGAATCTCAGAACAAAAACCGGTGAAATCAGGATCGTTCATGGCACGGTCCAGCGAATTAATATCGGTGGTCGCGACTGCCTGGTCACATCGGTTTACGATATGACTTCCGTTAAGAAGCTCAAGCAGGAAATCCGGCTGCTCAATGAGCGTTATGCTTTGGCAATTCGCGCAGCGCAGGCTGGCATTTGGGATTGGGATATTGCAAATGATATATTGCATTGGGATGATCAAATGTACAAAATATATGATGCGCCGAGAGAGAAATTCGGTGGAGCCTACGATGCATGGCTTGCGCGCGTTCATCCGGATGATTTGGCGAAAAGCGACTTAGAAACGAAGCAGGCAATGCGTGGTGAAAAGGAATACAATACCGAATTCAGAATCCAAACGGCGAACGGGAGCACCCGTTTTATTAAAGCCTATGGTGATGTCATACGGGATTTCGCGGATAAGCCCGTGCGCATGGTGGGTATTAACTTTGATATTACGGAAAGAAATCGAGTTAAGGAAAAACTCATCGCCAGCGAGACACGGTATCGCGAAATTTTCCATAACAACGCGGCTGTTCAGATTGTAATCGATGCGCAGAATTCATCGATCGTTGATGCGAACCAGGCTGCATGTAACTATTATGGCTATTCCCTTGATGAAATTAAGAAAAAAACGGTATTCGATATCAATCCCAATAGTAAAGCGTACATTCTTGAAATAGTAGGAAAATCGCGCAAAAAAGGATCAAATCATTTCACTACACAACATATTCGAGCGGATCATTCGATTCGCGATGTTGAGCTGTTTAACGGAACGGTTAACATTGATGGGCGTGATTTATTGCACGTCATTATTTACGATATTACTGAGCGGACAAAGGCTATTGACGACCTCCAAGAAAGCGAACGCCGATTTCGGCTGTTTGTGGAAAATGCACCCGATGGCATCCTTGTTGAAACAAATGATCAAATAGACTATGTCAATCAAAAGACAATGGAACTTTTCCGCGCGAACAAACAAACCGATTTGATCGGTAAAAACTTTGCAGATCATTTTGTCGGAGACAGTAGCAGTATCGAAACGTACATTCACAAATTAAATGCGGGTCTGTTGCAAAAAACCTTAAGCGAAGAAACAATCATACGACTGGATGGCGCCCATGTTGATGTGGAACTATCGGCCGTGTCCTTTTTTTACAACGGAAAAGACGGTGCTCTAATCTATCTGAGGGATATGACAGAACGGCGAGACTTTGAAAAAGTAAAGCTTGAGATGGAGTTCCAACTCAGGCAAAAGCAAAAGCTCGAATCGATTGGGACACTGGCTGGCGGCGTTGCTCACGAGATCAACAATCCCATCAACGGAATCATTAACTACGCGGAACTGATTTCAGACGGGTCCACTTCGACCGAGCAGATTCATGATTACAGCCAGGAAATCATGCGTGAAGGGAAACGAATCGCAGAGATCGTTCGAAATCTACTCAGCTTTGCACGCCAGGAAAAGCTAACCCATAGCCTGGCCCAGATTAGTGATATCATCAATCAAACCATCTCGCTGGTTCGCGTCATGCTTCGACACGATCAAATCACGCTGATACTCGATATTCCGGATGGCCTTCCGAGTATTAAATGCCGAAGCCAGCAGATTCAGCAAGTGTTGATGAATTTGATTACAAATGCAAGAGACGCACTGAATTCAAAATACCCTGAATATCATGAAAACAAAATTATTCAAATCAATTGCATGCTGTTTGAGCGGGATGGTCGCCGATGGTTTAAGATCACTGTGCAGGACAATGGAACCGGAATCCCGGAGGATCTTTTGGGACGGGTATTCGATCCCTTTTTCACCACAAAGCCCCGGGACGAAGGAACTGGCCTGGGACTCTCCATCAGTCATGGAATTGTGAAGGATCACCGTGGCGAGCTCTGTTTTGAGACCGAACAAGGTGAGTGTACCAAAGCAATCCTTGTTCTACCAGTCGATAACGGATGGTCGACGCAAGATGCCAAGTAA
- a CDS encoding HD domain-containing phosphohydrolase, whose translation MPNIMVIDDEKSIRVTLSEFLKKEGYHVITVENVQMAKQLLQEDDVDVVLSDIIMPKESGMTLLKYLHETSPNIRIIMMTGEPTVDTAVDAIRLGAHDYLTKPVYRNELIKAVTNAVNFKQLIDEKHRLELQNQEQRENLEQLVEERTHKLHQAMMNTAYATAAMLDLRDPYTAGHEKRVGSLARAIGKELNLPADTLEGLHIAGCIHDIGKIAIPFEILTKPIQLSLNEYAIIKEHPKIGYDVLTSYEMPWPIAEIVYHHHERLDGSGYPQGLKADQIRLETRIISVSDVVEAMSSHRPYRPSLGLQCAMDEITMNKNKLYDPFVVDACITLFNKKNYTFGE comes from the coding sequence ATGCCAAACATTATGGTCATTGATGATGAAAAGAGCATTCGTGTTACTTTAAGCGAATTCTTGAAAAAAGAAGGGTATCATGTCATTACGGTGGAAAACGTTCAAATGGCGAAACAGCTGCTACAAGAGGATGACGTTGATGTCGTTCTTTCAGATATCATTATGCCAAAGGAATCGGGGATGACCTTACTCAAGTATTTGCATGAAACAAGTCCGAATATCCGCATCATCATGATGACTGGTGAGCCAACCGTCGACACTGCTGTGGATGCGATCCGGCTTGGCGCACACGACTATCTCACTAAACCGGTTTATCGAAATGAGCTCATAAAAGCTGTAACAAACGCGGTAAATTTCAAGCAACTGATTGATGAAAAACATCGGCTTGAGCTACAAAACCAGGAACAGCGAGAAAACCTGGAACAGCTTGTGGAGGAAAGAACGCACAAACTGCACCAGGCAATGATGAACACGGCATATGCCACGGCAGCGATGTTGGATTTACGCGACCCCTATACGGCAGGACACGAAAAAAGGGTAGGCAGCTTGGCTCGCGCAATCGGCAAAGAATTGAACCTACCCGCAGATACCCTTGAGGGCCTGCATATCGCCGGATGTATTCATGATATCGGGAAGATAGCCATTCCCTTTGAGATTCTCACCAAGCCGATTCAACTGTCGCTGAATGAATACGCAATCATTAAGGAACATCCTAAAATAGGGTATGATGTGCTGACGAGCTATGAAATGCCATGGCCGATTGCCGAAATTGTCTATCATCATCATGAAAGACTGGATGGCAGCGGTTATCCACAGGGGCTAAAAGCGGATCAAATTCGTCTTGAGACACGAATCATATCCGTATCGGATGTTGTTGAAGCAATGTCATCTCATCGACCTTATCGACCCAGTCTTGGTCTCCAATGCGCAATGGACGAAATTACCATGAACAAGAATAAACTCTATGATCCCTTCGTGGTGGATGCCTGTATAACGTTATTCAACAAAAAAAACTACACCTTTGGTGAATAA
- a CDS encoding cysteine synthase family protein: MYTNILETIGHTPMVRINHLNPNPNVEILAKYEGVNPTGSIKDRIALKMLEQAEAEGVLTKDKIIIEPTSGNTGIGLAMIAAVKGYQVEIVMSEAVSIERRKMIQAFGATVTLTSPTEGTDGAIRKVRELIAAYPERYFNPDQFSNKYNKLAHYSTTAEEIWEQTQGKITHVVSSLGTSGTIMGVGMGLRGHNPEVKIVEAQPVLGHYIQGLKNMDEAIVPALYQPDEIDEHIMVESEIAFDFARQIVKKEGIFVGMSSGAAMYAATEVAKKIDSGVIVVIFPDRGEKYLSTDLFKL, encoded by the coding sequence ATTTACACTAATATTTTAGAAACCATTGGCCATACTCCCATGGTTCGGATTAATCATTTAAATCCGAATCCGAATGTGGAGATACTGGCCAAGTATGAAGGGGTTAACCCCACCGGGAGCATTAAGGATCGGATTGCCCTGAAAATGTTGGAACAGGCCGAGGCTGAAGGCGTTTTAACCAAAGACAAGATCATTATCGAACCGACCAGTGGGAATACCGGGATTGGTTTAGCGATGATCGCTGCTGTTAAGGGCTATCAAGTGGAAATCGTCATGAGCGAAGCCGTCTCGATTGAACGCCGTAAAATGATTCAGGCCTTTGGTGCCACGGTGACTTTGACCTCGCCAACCGAAGGAACCGATGGTGCGATTCGTAAGGTGCGGGAATTAATTGCCGCCTACCCGGAGCGTTATTTTAATCCCGATCAATTCAGCAATAAATATAATAAGCTGGCCCACTATTCCACCACCGCCGAGGAAATCTGGGAACAAACCCAGGGGAAAATCACCCACGTTGTTTCCTCTTTAGGTACCTCCGGGACCATTATGGGGGTTGGCATGGGCCTGCGGGGTCATAATCCAGAAGTAAAAATTGTCGAAGCCCAGCCGGTGCTTGGTCATTACATCCAAGGCCTGAAGAACATGGACGAAGCGATTGTTCCAGCCCTGTATCAACCGGATGAAATTGATGAGCACATCATGGTTGAATCGGAAATTGCCTTTGATTTTGCCCGTCAGATTGTCAAAAAAGAAGGCATCTTTGTGGGCATGAGCAGTGGCGCAGCGATGTATGCTGCCACCGAAGTGGCTAAAAAAATTGATTCCGGTGTGATCGTGGTCATCTTCCCGGATCGGGGCGAAAAATATCTCAGCACGGATTTATTTAAGCTATAA
- a CDS encoding S41 family peptidase has product MKKHKIRALIIIVGFVLVVTATLSWLNKPSPATDYKDDFSNLTWTMAFEELHQTLSTEYAFTDWKAINWGKLHQKYLAKIEKAQLNQDFNAYYLSLRAYLNEIPDGHVRMNNLKEIDDQYIGGGFGLAVAKIDDGDVIVTWVDESSQAWVAGIRPGDLLLSWNGQPINEALDSASTLFGGTSATTENLEIKKAAYLVREPVGTEIELGDQTPAASQAASVSLVAYDDNGLSLRKNYPDSVVSNKLRDMFVGVDNSDPVPDAMVESKMLDDRICYLKILGELDADLQETGTVLSTLELVSKAIDTAQQNNAQGLILDLRNNIGGLDQMTADILGHFYQQKTFFEYQNLYNPDTNTFELQLMADGSQALSIEPAEPYFNGQIIVLINPKCVSSGEGLAMGMQNLPNAETLGFYGTNGSFGLAGAEAKMPGELTVHWPSGQSLNEDKIIQLDSQHGIGGVSPDIRLSMTAQNAIHLANGEDVELAEAIKALHNKLGN; this is encoded by the coding sequence ATGAAAAAACATAAAATACGAGCACTGATTATAATTGTTGGTTTTGTTTTGGTCGTAACTGCAACCCTCTCTTGGCTCAACAAACCGAGTCCCGCAACGGATTATAAAGATGATTTCAGTAATCTTACCTGGACAATGGCTTTTGAAGAATTACATCAAACCCTGTCAACAGAATATGCTTTTACCGATTGGAAAGCCATCAACTGGGGCAAACTGCATCAGAAATATCTGGCCAAAATCGAAAAGGCACAGCTAAATCAGGACTTTAATGCGTATTACCTCAGTCTTCGTGCTTATCTCAATGAGATCCCTGATGGACATGTGCGGATGAACAATCTCAAAGAAATCGATGACCAATACATTGGCGGCGGTTTTGGCCTGGCGGTGGCAAAAATTGATGATGGCGACGTCATTGTTACGTGGGTCGACGAATCCAGTCAAGCCTGGGTAGCCGGAATTCGCCCCGGCGATCTGCTGCTGTCCTGGAACGGCCAGCCCATTAACGAGGCCCTCGACAGCGCTTCCACCCTTTTTGGCGGAACATCGGCAACGACTGAGAATCTAGAAATAAAAAAAGCCGCTTATCTTGTCCGCGAACCCGTGGGCACCGAAATTGAGTTAGGCGATCAAACGCCGGCAGCTTCTCAAGCCGCTTCGGTTTCGCTGGTGGCCTATGATGATAATGGCTTATCCTTAAGAAAAAACTATCCCGATTCGGTGGTTTCCAATAAATTGCGGGATATGTTTGTTGGTGTCGACAACTCCGATCCGGTCCCGGACGCCATGGTGGAATCAAAAATGCTGGATGATCGCATCTGCTATCTCAAAATTTTAGGCGAATTAGATGCCGATTTGCAGGAAACCGGTACGGTTTTGTCCACCCTGGAATTGGTCAGTAAGGCGATTGATACCGCTCAGCAGAACAATGCTCAGGGGCTCATCCTTGATCTTCGTAATAACATCGGTGGACTTGATCAGATGACCGCCGATATTCTGGGTCATTTTTATCAGCAGAAAACATTTTTTGAATATCAGAATCTCTACAATCCGGACACCAACACCTTTGAACTTCAATTGATGGCGGACGGCTCTCAGGCATTATCCATCGAACCGGCCGAACCGTACTTTAACGGTCAAATCATTGTCCTGATCAATCCCAAATGCGTCAGTTCCGGCGAAGGGCTTGCCATGGGGATGCAAAATCTGCCCAATGCCGAAACACTCGGCTTTTATGGAACCAATGGTTCGTTTGGGTTAGCCGGTGCCGAAGCAAAAATGCCCGGAGAACTGACCGTTCACTGGCCATCCGGACAATCATTAAATGAAGACAAAATAATTCAATTGGATAGCCAGCATGGCATTGGCGGTGTCAGCCCCGATATCCGCCTGTCTATGACCGCTCAAAATGCCATTCACCTTGCTAACGGTGAAGATGTCGAATTAGCTGAAGCAATTAAAGCGCTGCACAACAAACTGGGCAATTAA